In a genomic window of Mucilaginibacter sp. KACC 22063:
- a CDS encoding GNAT family N-acetyltransferase yields MSYENTELINNEAIHNFELFVDGERAFIDYRTKGDKLFLVHTEVPENLQGRGIAEAIVSKTFAYMEAHKLKLVPLCQYVQIYLKRHPEWNRLLAD; encoded by the coding sequence ATGAGTTACGAAAATACAGAACTGATAAATAACGAAGCCATTCACAATTTTGAATTGTTTGTGGATGGCGAAAGGGCTTTTATTGATTACCGTACAAAAGGCGATAAGCTATTTCTGGTGCATACAGAAGTACCCGAAAATTTACAGGGCAGGGGTATTGCCGAAGCAATTGTAAGCAAAACCTTTGCTTACATGGAAGCGCATAAGCTTAAACTGGTTCCGCTTTGCCAATATGTGCAGATCTACCTGAAACGCCACCCGGAGTGGAACAGGCTGCTTGCCGATTAA
- a CDS encoding alkaline phosphatase family protein produces the protein MKYYALLIVSLFWLQVVNAQVDTSMQVNTARYNSKQQEEKPYVIMISMDGFRYDYLNKYHASHLKELSDNGARAEAMIPSYPSLTFPNHYTLVTGLYPSHHGLVGNSYYDRNFKATYSMKGKTAVEGKWYGGEPLWVLAEKQQMLTASFYWVGSEADIQHTLPTYYYKYNEKISIHNRIACVVNWLEQPADRRPHLITFYFPEVDHQSHHFGPDSKETADAVHFVDSAIYQLTEAVKKTGLKVNYVVVSDHGMTAIDREHKLPEPSLTRDTTKFINLDEGVIMQLYAKDPAYIKPAYEKLKAEAKDYDVYLKQDVPAHLHYGAKDDRYNRIGDIVLIPKWPKVFYWGKGELNMGAHGYDPITVKEMRAVFMAWGPDIKKGITVHPFPNVDVYPVVQKILQLQNPPQIDGTDELAKQILIKK, from the coding sequence ATGAAATATTACGCTCTTTTAATCGTTTCCCTGTTTTGGTTACAAGTTGTTAATGCGCAGGTTGATACCAGTATGCAAGTGAATACAGCCAGGTATAACAGCAAGCAACAAGAGGAAAAACCCTATGTGATTATGATATCGATGGATGGTTTTAGGTATGATTACCTCAATAAATACCATGCATCACATTTGAAAGAATTAAGTGATAATGGTGCACGTGCCGAAGCCATGATCCCTTCTTATCCTTCGTTAACTTTCCCAAACCATTACACGTTGGTTACGGGGCTTTATCCTTCGCATCATGGATTAGTAGGCAACAGCTATTACGATAGAAACTTCAAGGCAACTTATTCCATGAAGGGTAAAACAGCCGTAGAGGGCAAGTGGTACGGAGGCGAGCCGCTTTGGGTGCTGGCCGAAAAACAACAAATGCTAACGGCAAGCTTTTACTGGGTGGGGTCAGAAGCTGATATACAGCACACATTACCCACTTATTACTACAAGTATAACGAGAAGATCAGTATACATAACCGCATTGCCTGCGTTGTTAACTGGTTGGAGCAGCCTGCTGACCGCCGTCCACACTTGATCACTTTCTACTTTCCGGAGGTTGACCATCAAAGCCATCATTTCGGGCCTGATAGTAAAGAAACTGCCGATGCCGTTCATTTTGTAGACTCAGCTATTTATCAATTGACTGAAGCTGTTAAGAAAACGGGATTAAAAGTTAATTATGTGGTAGTATCAGACCACGGAATGACGGCAATTGACCGTGAGCATAAATTGCCCGAACCATCATTAACACGCGATACAACTAAGTTTATCAATTTAGATGAAGGCGTTATTATGCAGCTTTATGCAAAAGATCCAGCTTACATAAAACCGGCTTACGAAAAACTAAAGGCTGAAGCTAAGGATTATGATGTTTACCTGAAGCAGGATGTACCGGCACATTTACATTATGGTGCTAAAGATGACAGATACAACCGTATAGGCGACATTGTGCTGATACCTAAATGGCCCAAAGTTTTTTATTGGGGCAAAGGGGAATTAAACATGGGCGCACATGGATATGATCCGATAACAGTGAAAGAAATGCGGGCAGTTTTTATGGCTTGGGGGCCGGATATTAAAAAAGGGATTACTGTACACCCGTTCCCAAATGTGGACGTTTATCCTGTGGTTCAAAAAATATTACAATTGCAAAACCCGCCTCAGATTGACGGAACGGACGAGCTTGCTAAACAGATATTAATTAAAAAATAA
- a CDS encoding APC family permease, producing MNEKHQLERGLSLTQATAINMIDMVGIGPFVTVPLIVGAMRGPQCIIAWLVGALLAFMDGSIWAEMGAKWPMAGGSYVFLQNLYGKWGRMFAFLFIWQTTIQAPLVIASGAIGFAQYLTYLVHLTGMQQKMVSGALVILLVLLLYRNIKTIGKISVILWIITGGTFLWLIFSGFSSFNGKQVFTFSKDAFDFTPLFFVGLGQASLKTIYSFLGYYNVCHLGAEIKEPEVNIPKSIFISIAGITVLYLGMQIMILGVLPWQKVAASNFVVSIYFEQIYNSGVAKIATGLVLIIALSSLFSVTLGYSRVPYAAAADGNFFPMFGKIHPTKKFPHVSLLVLGAFAFVFSMLFKMKEVITAIITMRIIIQFLGQAFGVLLWHKNKPKDTRPYKMWLFPIPAIIAIVVWLFILITSPLEFILLACGIIFTGLILYYFWQRSIGKKLPAIEG from the coding sequence ATGAACGAAAAACATCAGCTCGAACGCGGCCTCTCACTTACACAGGCTACAGCTATCAATATGATTGATATGGTAGGCATAGGTCCGTTTGTTACCGTACCGCTTATTGTTGGCGCCATGAGGGGGCCGCAATGTATCATTGCCTGGCTGGTTGGGGCTTTACTGGCGTTTATGGATGGTTCTATCTGGGCCGAGATGGGAGCTAAATGGCCTATGGCTGGCGGCAGCTATGTTTTTCTGCAAAATTTATACGGTAAATGGGGGCGCATGTTTGCGTTCTTATTCATCTGGCAAACTACCATACAAGCACCATTGGTGATTGCAAGCGGAGCTATAGGTTTTGCACAATATTTAACCTACCTGGTACATTTAACCGGGATGCAGCAAAAAATGGTGAGCGGGGCTTTGGTGATTTTACTGGTATTGCTGCTATATCGCAACATTAAAACCATTGGTAAAATATCCGTTATCCTTTGGATTATTACCGGCGGTACATTTCTGTGGCTAATCTTTTCAGGGTTTAGTTCTTTCAATGGTAAACAAGTTTTTACATTTTCAAAAGACGCTTTTGACTTTACGCCTTTGTTCTTTGTGGGCCTTGGTCAGGCATCGCTAAAAACGATCTATTCATTTTTAGGCTATTATAATGTGTGTCATTTAGGTGCCGAAATCAAAGAGCCTGAAGTAAATATCCCTAAGAGCATTTTTATATCCATAGCAGGTATTACCGTATTGTACCTGGGCATGCAGATCATGATTTTAGGGGTATTGCCCTGGCAAAAGGTAGCGGCATCAAACTTTGTTGTAAGTATTTATTTCGAGCAGATTTATAACAGCGGCGTTGCCAAAATTGCAACAGGACTTGTGCTGATCATCGCATTGTCCTCATTGTTTTCTGTTACATTAGGCTATTCAAGGGTACCTTATGCTGCCGCAGCAGATGGTAACTTTTTCCCGATGTTTGGTAAGATACATCCAACCAAAAAGTTTCCGCATGTATCACTGCTGGTATTAGGTGCGTTTGCATTTGTATTTAGCATGCTGTTTAAAATGAAAGAGGTGATCACTGCTATCATCACCATGCGCATCATTATTCAGTTTTTAGGGCAGGCCTTTGGTGTGCTGTTATGGCATAAAAATAAGCCGAAGGATACACGTCCTTATAAAATGTGGTTATTTCCCATCCCGGCTATTATTGCCATAGTTGTTTGGCTGTTTATACTGATCACCAGTCCGCTCGAATTTATTTTACTGGCCTGCGGTATCATTTTTACGGGGCTTATCCTGTATTATTTCTGGCAGCGCAGTATAGGTAAGAAGTTGCCTGCAATAGAAGGTTAG
- a CDS encoding alpha/beta hydrolase → MYTHHKNIVKAGAEPKDAKGAIIMLHGRGSTADNIIGLNSVLNIKDLAIYAPQASNHSWYPYSFMAPVKDNEPALSSALELIKETVQQAVTDGIPEDRIYFAGFSQGACLTLEYVARNAKKYAGVVAFTGGLIGEQLQLDNYQGDFNNTPILIATGDPDAHVPVTRVLESVEVLKGLNADIRLEIYKGRQHTISMPEIKLANEVIFDQTN, encoded by the coding sequence ATGTACACTCATCATAAAAATATTGTAAAAGCAGGTGCAGAGCCAAAAGATGCAAAAGGCGCAATTATAATGTTACACGGTCGTGGAAGCACGGCCGATAACATTATCGGCCTTAATTCTGTGCTGAATATTAAAGATTTAGCAATTTATGCACCACAGGCAAGTAACCACAGTTGGTATCCTTACAGCTTTATGGCACCGGTGAAAGATAATGAACCTGCACTAAGCTCGGCTTTGGAGTTAATAAAGGAAACCGTACAACAAGCAGTAACCGATGGTATCCCTGAAGACAGGATCTATTTTGCAGGATTTTCCCAGGGCGCTTGCCTAACATTAGAGTATGTTGCCCGTAACGCAAAAAAATATGCCGGTGTTGTTGCCTTTACAGGCGGACTGATTGGCGAACAGCTGCAACTGGATAATTACCAGGGCGATTTCAACAACACACCTATACTTATTGCCACTGGCGATCCTGATGCGCACGTGCCTGTAACAAGGGTACTTGAAAGTGTGGAAGTTTTAAAAGGTTTAAATGCCGATATCAGGCTTGAAATTTATAAAGGCCGCCAGCATACTATCAGCATGCCTGAAATAAAACTGGCTAACGAAGTAATTTTTGATCAGACAAATTGA
- a CDS encoding M14 family metallopeptidase has translation MTRKLTHCLVWGMLLAFGASAQTIPTPKEHFGFEIGDDYKLANYTQTEAYIKKLTASPRAKYVDMGLTEEGRHEFMLVISSPENIKNLDKYKAISQKLAHAEGLKDEQAHALALQGKAVVWIDGGLHASEVVGSHQLIQTAYDLISRNDAETKNILDNCIILMVHANPDGQELVANWYMRENDLKKRNMNVPRLWEKYIGHDNNRDFYMMNMKETQNITRQQFLQWFPQIVYNHHQTGPAGSVVAGPPYRDPFNYVFDPLMVTTLDAVGAAMISRLNTENKPGYTKLQGTEYSTWWNGGLRTTTYFHNMVGLLTEIIGSPTPSEIPLVPSRLIPNSSTPFPVTPQPWHFKQSIDYSVSLNYAVLNYAVRQRDMLLYDMYRMGMNSIERGSRDNWTLSPKMTDSINNAYKADMGNTTPANGEGNRGGASGAVSLGRSGSIPVKYYDKVLKDPTLRDARGYIISADQNDFPTAVKFVNTLIRAGIVIQKATVPFKINGVNYPAGSYIVKTNQAFRPHVLDMFEPQDHPNDFLYPGGPPIRPYDNAGWTLAYQMGIKFDRLLDDFDGPFKRIPYGELQSPSTVLVPVIAKGGYVLSPDVNNAFIIVNDLLKAGAQVYRAPAGVKGVADAGPGAFYIPYSAAAKTALAVDANLGVKVSATNKTPKGLIKLSQARMALWDNYGGSIPSGWIRWMMEQYHFPFHVIYPQEIDNGDLKSKYDVIVFVGGAIPDPNGRNFGGGFRGGNMENLPDEFKTWTGRITAEKSIPQLKAFLEAGGNIVTIGSSANLAYQLKLPVQNALVDNSGKPLSGDKFYIPGSVLQASFNTSVPANWGMKAKTDILFDSSPVFKLDNDAESKGVTALATYTTDKPLRSGWAWGQQYLKNNVAAFEAKVGNGNLYVFGPEITFRGQSHGTFKLLFNELYEMSKK, from the coding sequence ATGACCCGGAAACTTACCCATTGCCTGGTATGGGGTATGCTGCTTGCTTTTGGCGCATCGGCACAAACCATACCTACTCCTAAAGAACATTTCGGTTTTGAAATTGGCGACGATTATAAACTTGCCAATTACACGCAGACCGAGGCTTATATCAAAAAACTTACTGCTTCTCCCCGTGCCAAATATGTAGATATGGGCTTAACCGAAGAAGGCCGCCACGAGTTTATGCTGGTGATATCATCGCCCGAAAACATTAAAAACCTCGATAAATACAAAGCCATTTCACAAAAATTGGCCCATGCCGAAGGCTTAAAAGACGAGCAGGCGCATGCACTTGCCTTACAGGGTAAAGCTGTTGTATGGATTGATGGCGGACTGCATGCCAGCGAGGTTGTTGGCTCACATCAGTTGATCCAAACGGCCTATGATTTAATCAGCCGCAATGATGCCGAAACTAAGAACATCCTAGACAATTGCATTATCCTGATGGTACATGCCAACCCCGACGGGCAGGAACTGGTAGCCAACTGGTACATGCGCGAAAACGACCTAAAAAAGCGAAACATGAACGTACCGCGTTTATGGGAAAAATACATCGGGCACGATAACAACCGAGATTTTTACATGATGAACATGAAAGAAACGCAGAATATTACCCGTCAGCAGTTTCTGCAATGGTTCCCTCAGATTGTTTATAATCATCACCAAACCGGCCCGGCAGGATCTGTGGTGGCTGGCCCACCTTACCGCGACCCTTTCAATTATGTCTTCGATCCATTGATGGTCACCACGCTTGATGCCGTAGGTGCCGCGATGATCAGTCGACTGAATACTGAGAACAAACCAGGCTATACCAAATTGCAAGGCACAGAATATTCTACCTGGTGGAATGGTGGCTTGCGTACCACTACTTATTTTCATAACATGGTAGGTTTACTTACCGAAATTATCGGCAGCCCTACCCCATCAGAAATTCCGCTGGTGCCAAGCCGGTTGATCCCCAACAGCAGTACGCCTTTCCCGGTAACGCCGCAACCGTGGCATTTTAAGCAGTCTATCGATTATTCAGTATCGCTTAACTACGCCGTATTAAACTATGCTGTACGCCAACGCGACATGCTGCTTTATGATATGTACCGCATGGGAATGAACTCAATTGAACGCGGCAGCCGTGACAACTGGACGCTATCGCCCAAAATGACCGACTCGATCAATAATGCTTACAAAGCCGACATGGGTAACACTACTCCCGCAAATGGCGAGGGTAACCGTGGCGGGGCAAGCGGCGCGGTATCATTAGGCAGAAGCGGATCAATACCTGTAAAATATTACGACAAAGTTTTAAAAGACCCAACCCTGCGCGATGCACGCGGGTATATTATATCTGCCGATCAGAATGATTTCCCGACCGCGGTTAAATTTGTTAATACATTGATACGGGCAGGTATTGTTATCCAAAAAGCAACAGTACCATTCAAAATAAATGGTGTAAACTATCCGGCAGGAAGTTATATCGTAAAAACTAACCAGGCTTTCCGCCCGCATGTGCTGGATATGTTTGAACCGCAGGATCACCCGAATGATTTCTTATATCCAGGCGGCCCTCCTATTCGCCCTTATGATAATGCCGGTTGGACATTGGCTTATCAAATGGGCATCAAGTTCGACCGTTTGCTTGATGATTTCGACGGGCCATTTAAACGCATCCCTTACGGCGAACTGCAATCGCCGTCAACGGTATTGGTTCCTGTAATTGCAAAAGGCGGCTACGTGCTTAGTCCCGATGTAAATAATGCGTTTATCATTGTAAACGATCTGTTAAAAGCCGGTGCTCAGGTATACCGCGCGCCTGCCGGAGTGAAAGGTGTGGCAGATGCTGGTCCGGGCGCATTTTATATCCCTTATTCAGCAGCTGCAAAGACAGCACTTGCCGTTGATGCTAATTTAGGGGTTAAGGTAAGTGCAACCAACAAAACGCCTAAAGGCTTAATCAAACTATCGCAGGCACGCATGGCGCTATGGGATAATTATGGCGGTTCTATCCCTTCAGGCTGGATACGCTGGATGATGGAGCAATACCACTTCCCTTTCCATGTGATTTATCCGCAGGAGATTGACAATGGCGACCTGAAAAGTAAATATGATGTAATTGTATTTGTTGGCGGCGCAATTCCAGACCCTAATGGCCGCAACTTTGGTGGTGGTTTTCGCGGCGGTAACATGGAAAACCTGCCTGATGAATTTAAAACCTGGACCGGCCGCATCACAGCCGAAAAATCTATTCCACAACTAAAAGCCTTTTTGGAAGCAGGCGGAAATATCGTCACTATTGGCAGCAGCGCTAACCTTGCTTACCAATTAAAACTCCCTGTACAAAATGCATTGGTTGACAATAGCGGCAAGCCCTTATCAGGCGATAAATTTTATATACCGGGCAGCGTATTGCAAGCCAGTTTCAATACATCTGTACCAGCAAACTGGGGCATGAAAGCTAAAACAGATATATTATTTGATAGCAGCCCTGTATTTAAACTGGATAACGATGCCGAAAGTAAAGGCGTTACAGCACTTGCTACTTACACTACTGACAAACCATTGCGCAGCGGATGGGCCTGGGGACAGCAATACTTAAAAAATAACGTAGCTGCATTTGAAGCTAAAGTTGGTAATGGTAATTTGTATGTATTCGGGCCTGAGATCACCTTCCGCGGGCAATCACATGGAACATTTAAATTGCTCTTCAACGAACTTTACGAAATGTCGAAAAAGTAA
- a CDS encoding Crp/Fnr family transcriptional regulator, producing the protein MSTDLILQNISRYVNLSPDEKAYFTSLLQSRSLKRKEFLLEDGQICKYSAFTLSGCLRGYTVDENGLEHVLSFAPQGWWMADMYSLISQKPGTLNIEAIEKTDILLLSKADQEKLYEQVPKFERFFRIITENSLVAYQQRLMDNLSLTAEERYLNFCKRYPTLIHTLPKKDIATYIGVTPEFLSRMLGKMLRNS; encoded by the coding sequence ATGTCTACCGATCTGATACTGCAAAACATATCCCGTTATGTAAACTTAAGCCCTGATGAAAAAGCATATTTCACATCACTGCTGCAATCACGTAGTTTAAAACGCAAAGAATTTTTGCTGGAAGACGGACAAATCTGTAAGTATTCTGCATTTACATTATCCGGATGTTTGCGTGGCTACACCGTTGATGAAAACGGGCTGGAGCATGTACTCAGCTTTGCACCCCAAGGTTGGTGGATGGCCGATATGTACAGCCTGATCAGTCAAAAGCCCGGAACATTGAATATAGAAGCCATAGAAAAGACAGATATATTGCTTTTATCCAAAGCCGACCAGGAAAAGCTTTACGAACAAGTGCCAAAGTTCGAGCGTTTTTTCAGGATCATTACAGAAAATTCCCTGGTGGCCTACCAGCAAAGGCTGATGGACAATTTAAGCCTTACCGCCGAGGAGCGTTATCTTAATTTTTGCAAACGGTACCCCACGCTGATACACACCTTACCTAAAAAAGATATTGCTACCTATATTGGCGTAACTCCCGAGTTTCTGAGCCGTATGCTGGGCAAAATGCTCAGAAACTCATAG
- a CDS encoding ring-cleaving dioxygenase yields MEDQILGIHHITAIAGNAKRNYDFYTNILGLRLVKKTVNFDDPETYHFYYGDKHGTPGTILTFFPWENIMTGRRGARQATEIGYSVPENSLDFWLKRLEDHNVTYNKVAEKFGEPYLTLLDPDGLKLELTVSKTADNRLPWETDEIKAENGLKGFHNITINTNKMQPTADVLTGVLGYRLLEQHVNRYRFINDNVDNANIVDLVEVPGEIAGHVAGGSVHHVAFRVKNEEILMHYRDKIEALGLHITEKIDRNYFYSLYFREPGGVLFEIATDNPGFTVDESLEELGQNLKLPAKYESFRASLETTLPKIN; encoded by the coding sequence ATGGAAGATCAAATTTTAGGCATACACCACATCACTGCTATCGCAGGAAATGCCAAACGCAACTATGATTTTTATACTAATATATTAGGTTTAAGATTAGTAAAGAAGACCGTCAATTTTGATGATCCTGAAACCTATCACTTTTATTACGGCGATAAACACGGTACACCCGGTACTATACTGACATTTTTCCCATGGGAAAACATTATGACCGGACGCCGTGGAGCAAGGCAGGCTACTGAGATAGGTTATTCTGTTCCGGAAAACAGCCTCGACTTTTGGTTAAAACGTCTGGAAGATCATAACGTAACTTATAATAAAGTAGCAGAAAAATTTGGCGAACCTTATTTAACCCTGCTTGATCCTGACGGCTTGAAACTGGAGTTAACAGTTTCTAAAACTGCGGATAATCGCTTGCCTTGGGAAACTGATGAGATCAAAGCTGAAAACGGTTTAAAAGGGTTTCATAATATTACTATTAACACTAATAAAATGCAGCCTACTGCCGATGTGCTGACTGGTGTTTTAGGTTACCGTTTGTTAGAGCAACATGTAAACAGGTACCGTTTTATCAATGATAATGTAGACAATGCCAACATTGTTGACCTTGTAGAAGTTCCGGGCGAAATTGCCGGCCATGTAGCAGGTGGCTCTGTACACCACGTAGCATTCAGGGTGAAAAACGAAGAGATTTTAATGCACTATCGCGATAAAATTGAAGCGCTTGGATTGCACATTACAGAAAAAATTGACCGTAACTATTTCTATTCATTATACTTCCGCGAACCAGGTGGCGTATTGTTTGAGATTGCTACTGATAACCCGGGCTTTACTGTTGACGAATCGTTGGAAGAATTAGGCCAGAATCTTAAACTGCCTGCAAAATATGAGTCATTCCGTGCAAGCCTTGAAACTACATTACCTAAAATCAATTAA
- a CDS encoding zinc dependent phospholipase C family protein has product MLRPFFRYIIIICCCLCTSFSAKAYAILAHEAIVDACWAKDIKPLLLERYPATTDSAMRAARSYVYGGAMVADMGYLPMGSAYFSDLLHYVRSGEMVQNLIREAQNVNEMAFALGALSHYLADEYGHSRATNLTVPTIYKNLQQKYGNFVTYGDDNVSHSRTEFSYDVLQIARGNYNTQSYHDFIGFNVSKPVLERAFRKTYGEDLNELFSNFEGSVKTFRWGVKNLMPTLIRRTWKSQHDSIMKRQPGMTAKRFKYKMKGREFHQEYGKGESKPGFWASFLSWVINAMPKIGPLKTLKYVDPGQQGEQFFIHSFDTILVCYSTDIQSIRSNTLQLKDIDFDTGRPTNNGEYGLADQTYAELLISLQKSNFRYLNPALKAHLLEYYKNEHAISYSTKYPIDCDKLMLALQQLKNAQVTETAAL; this is encoded by the coding sequence ATGCTGCGCCCTTTTTTCCGTTACATCATTATTATCTGCTGCTGTTTGTGCACCAGTTTTTCTGCAAAAGCTTATGCTATACTTGCTCACGAGGCCATAGTTGACGCCTGTTGGGCTAAGGATATCAAACCGCTTTTGCTTGAGCGTTACCCTGCTACTACAGATTCCGCCATGCGTGCTGCCCGTTCTTATGTTTATGGTGGAGCAATGGTTGCAGATATGGGTTACCTGCCAATGGGTAGTGCTTACTTTAGCGATTTGCTGCATTATGTGCGCAGTGGCGAAATGGTGCAAAACCTGATAAGGGAAGCGCAGAATGTAAATGAAATGGCTTTTGCATTAGGCGCGTTATCGCATTATTTGGCTGATGAATACGGACATTCGCGTGCTACCAACCTTACTGTACCCACTATTTATAAAAACCTGCAACAGAAGTATGGCAACTTTGTGACGTATGGCGATGATAATGTATCGCACAGCCGTACCGAGTTTTCTTATGATGTGCTACAGATAGCCAGGGGCAATTACAATACACAATCATATCATGATTTTATAGGCTTTAACGTTTCTAAGCCCGTATTAGAGCGTGCATTCCGTAAAACTTATGGCGAAGACCTGAATGAGCTTTTCAGCAACTTTGAGGGTAGCGTTAAAACATTCAGATGGGGAGTGAAGAATCTGATGCCTACGCTGATACGTCGTACCTGGAAATCGCAGCATGACAGTATTATGAAACGCCAGCCGGGGATGACCGCCAAGCGGTTCAAATACAAAATGAAAGGCCGTGAGTTTCACCAGGAATATGGAAAAGGCGAATCTAAACCGGGTTTCTGGGCAAGCTTTTTAAGCTGGGTAATTAATGCCATGCCGAAGATCGGACCGCTTAAAACCTTAAAATATGTAGATCCAGGTCAGCAAGGCGAGCAGTTTTTTATTCACAGTTTCGATACTATTTTAGTTTGTTACAGTACAGATATACAATCCATCCGCAGTAATACTCTACAGCTAAAGGATATCGACTTTGATACCGGCCGCCCAACTAACAATGGTGAATATGGCCTTGCAGACCAAACTTATGCCGAGCTACTGATCAGTTTGCAGAAATCTAATTTCAGGTATTTAAATCCGGCACTAAAAGCTCACCTGCTCGAGTACTATAAGAATGAGCATGCCATCTCATACTCTACAAAGTACCCCATTGATTGCGATAAACTAATGCTGGCATTACAGCAACTGAAAAACGCACAGGTGACGGAAACGGCGGCTTTGTAA